In Eucalyptus grandis isolate ANBG69807.140 chromosome 4, ASM1654582v1, whole genome shotgun sequence, the following proteins share a genomic window:
- the LOC104442225 gene encoding uncharacterized protein LOC104442225, with protein MRVNSCSSSSSLKSQLEAKSIIVSSKPLAEISDTRERDPRKDRPQKSRQIRRLAMAAATNPTALALFLFLAAASSAPSAVAAYANYTVGGNSGWLFNETTNATSTNYSAWAASQTFNLGDYLLFNTNSNQTVIQTYNLTTYQACSVDDASDDDFFQYGGGSDQFGEALSVAVPLTHEGTNCFFSDADDGVQCQSGMRFQIDVQHGSGLPPSLNQPPPPPYATPPGPGAAESARHGGECAGEQRIRRIRRGSGRARCGVGRRFSAVGDAVFLNISFSDFFKKRGAHVVISVLPEGLYGNSNAHRSGALSFSV; from the exons ATGCGAGTCAAcagctgctcctcctcctcctccttaaaAAGTCAACTCGAAGCGAAATCAATCATCGTCAGTTCAAAACCTCTCGCGGAGATCAGCGAcaccagagagagagacccaCGCAAAGACCGGCCCCAAAAAAGTCGCCAGATCAGACGCCTCGCGATGGCCGCCGCTACCAATCCGACGGCCCTCGcgctcttcctcttcctcgccgccgcctcctccgccccctccgccgtcgccgcgtACGCCAACTACACCGTCGGCGGCAACTCCGGCTGGTTGTTCAACGAGACCACTAACGCCACCTCCACCAACTACTCCGCCTGGGCCGCTTCCCAGACCTTCAACCTCGGCGACTACCTCC TATTCAACACGAACTCCAACCAGACCGTGATCCAGACTTACAACCTCACGACCTACCAGGCCTGCAGCGTCGACGACGCCTCCGACGATGACTTCTTCCAGTACGGCGGGGGCAGCGACCAGTTCGGGGAGGCGCTGAGCGTCGCGGTCCCGCTGACCCACGAGGGCACGAACTGCTTCTTCTCCGACGCCGACGACGGCGTCCAGTGCCAGAGCGGGATGCGGTTCCAGATCGACGTCCAGCACGGCTCCGGCCTGCCGCCGAGCCTCAaccagccgccgccgcccccgtaCGCCACGCCGCCCGGCCCGGGCGCGGCGGAATCCGCCCGGCACGGCGGTGAATGCGCCGGGGAACAGCGGATCCGGCGGATCCGGCGGGGGAGCGGGCGTGCGCGGTGCGGCGTGGGGCGGCGTTTCTCTGCTGTTGGCGACGCTGTTTTTctgaatatttctttttccgACTTTTTCAAAAAGCGCGGGGCACATGTGGTAATTTCGGTGTTGCCGGAGGGCCTATATGGAAATTCGAATGCGCATCGATCGGGGGCCCTGTCCTTTTCagtttga